The sequence GGCCGGCGCCGCCACGTCGGTGAGCAATTTTCGGATGGTAGAAACAGGCTGCTTCTTCCCGACCGCTGCCGGGCCGGAAAGGTTCGCAACTAGACGGAAACGGAAAAGCTTCAAACCGAAACGCCGGAACGCAACCCCTCGCAATCCTCCGACGCTTCTAGTTTACATCTACTTCAGTTTGCGCGGTCGTGGAAGTGGGAATAGATCGACTTCGCCATCGCCTCCGAGATCCCCTCGACGGCGGTGAGGTCGTCGACGCCGGCCTTGGAGACGGCCTTCGCGGTTCCGAAATGGCGCAGGAGCGCGCGCTTGCGGGCAGCCCCCACACCCGGGATCTCGTCGAGCGGATTGGCGGCGATCTCCTTGGACCGCTTGGCCCGGTGGGTTCCGATCGCGAACCGGTGCGCCTCGTCGCGCAGGCGCTGGATGTAGTAGAGCACCGGATCGCGCGGCGGCAGCCGGAACGGCGCCTTGCCCGGACGGTGGAATTCCTCGCGGCCGGCCTCGCGATCGACGCCCTTGGCCACGCCGACGAGCGCCAGATCCTCGATGCCGAGTTCGGCAAGCACCTCATTCGCGACGGCAAGCTGGGTCGCCCCGCCGTCGATCAGGACCAGATCCGGCCACGGGCCGATCCCCTCCTCCTCCGGATCGCGCTCGCCCTTCGGCCCGGCCTCCTTCAGGAGCCGCTTGAAGCGGCGCTCCAGCACCTCGCGCATCATGCCCAGATCGTCGCCGGGGGTGACGTCCTCGGACTTGATGTTGAACTTGCGGTAGTGCGCCTTGGCGAATCCCTCCGGGCCGGCGACGATCATGCCGCCGACCGCGTTCGTGCCCATGATGTGGGAGTTGTCATAGACCTCGATGCGGCGCGGCGGCGCCGGCAGTTCGAACGTCTCGGCAACGCCTTTCAGGAGGGTGGCCTGGCTGGCGCTTTCGGCCATCTTGCGGCCGAGCGCCTCCTTCGCGTTCTGGCGGGCGTGATCGGCCAGTTCGCGCTTGGTGCCGCGCTGGGGCCGGGTCACGGTCACCTTGTGGCCGGCCCGTTCGGAAAGCGCGGCCGACAGAAGCCCCTCTTCCGGCAGCGCCTCGGAGGTGAGGATCATCCGCGGGCACGGCTTGTCGTCGTAGAACTGGGCCAGAAAGCTTTCCAGCACTTCCGCGGACGACCAGTGCGCGTCGGCCTTGGGGAAATAGGCGCGGTTGCCCCAGTTCTGGCCGGTGCGGAAGAAGAACACCTGGATGCAGCTCTGCCCGCCTTCCTGGTGGACGGCGAAGACGTCGGCTTCCTCGATCCCCTGCGGGTTGATCCCCTGATGGGACTGGATGTGGGACAGCGCGGCGAGCCGGTCGCGGTAGCGGGCGGCCTGCTCGAAATCGAGCCGCTCGGCGGCCTGCTCCATCTCGGTCGCCAGGTCCGCGCGCACGGCCTTGCTCTTGCCGGCCAGGAAAGTGCGCGCCTCATCCACCAGGGTCTTGTAGGACTGGGCATCGATCTCGCCCGTGCACGGACCCGAACAGCGCTTGATCTGGAACAGCAGACAAGGCCGGCTGCGGCTTTCGTACACGGAATCGGTGCACGAGCGCAGCAGGAACGCCTTCTGCAGCGCGTTGATGGTGCGGTCCACGGCGCCGGCGGAGGCGAACGGCCCGAAATAGGCGCCCTTGCGGCTGCGCGCGCCGCGATGCTTCACGATCTGCGGCGCCTCGTGATCGCCGGTGATCAGGATGTAGGGAAACGACTTGTCGTCGCGCAGCAGGACGTTGAAGCGCGGCCGCAGCCGCTTGATCAGGTTCGCCTCGAGGAGAAGCGCCTCGGTCTCCGTGCGGGTGGTGACGAACTCCATCGCCCGTGTGTTGGCGATCATCGTCAGCGTGCGCGCGGCGAGCCCGACAGGGCGCGCATAGTTGGCCACGCGCTTCTTCAGGCTGCGCGCCTTGCCGACATAAAGCACGTCGCCTTTGTCATCGAGCATCCGGTAGACGCCCGGCGCGTTCGGCAGCCGCTTGACCACGTCCGCGATCAGATCCGCGCCGACCCGCGCTTCCCCGTCGGCGGTCTCGTCCACCGGCTGGAGCGCGATGTGCTCGAACGCCTCGTCCGCGGGCAGCCCGGCGGAGTCCGGCTCCGTGGCAGGGCGGGTCGTCGATGGGGAATCGGTCTCGGTCATTCCTGGATATTTAGGACGTCCGGTGTCTGCCAGCCAAGATGCTGGCCGCCATCGAGGAAAACCGTCTGTCCCGTTATCGACGGCATATCCACGAAATAGCGCACCGTGGCACCGAACGCATCGAGCGACGGCCCCGTCTTAAGGAGCACGCCGTCCACCTGCCGCCGGAAGTCGTCCTCGCTCTGACGCTCCCCCTGCAAGGTGGGGCCAGGCGCGATCGCGTTGACCCGGATGCGCGGTGCAAGCGCCTGGGCCATGGTCTCCGTCATCGCCGCGAGCGCCGCCTTGGACGCGCCGTAGGCGAAATGGGTCGGGACCGGCTTTTCCACCCGCTGGTCGGTGATGTTGACGACCACCCCGCCCGCATCGTCGGCAACCTGGCGGGCGAACGCCTGGGTCAGAAAGGCCGGGGCGGCGGCGTTGATCGCCATGTGGGTGCGGAAGGCGTCCGGGCTCATGGTCTCGAACCCGTCGTCGCCGAACAGGGCCGCGTTGTTGACCAGGACGCCGAGCGGGCCGAGCGCGGAGGACGCCTCCTCGACGATGTCCGCCAGGCCGTCCAGATCCGTGAGATCGCCGGCAACGACGGCCGCCGTCGTGCCCTTGCTGCGCAGCTTGGCAGCGAGATCCTCGGCCGCGTCCCGCGAGCTGTGGCAATGGATCGCGACCGCATAGCCGTTGGCGGCAAGATCTTCGGCGATGGCGCGCCCGACGCGCTTCGCGCCTCCCGTGACCAGCGCCGTTCTGGCAATCGCCCCAGCCATAAAACCCTTCCCCCTGTCGCCGAAGATTGTCTGCGGCGGTCGCCGCTACCTTGTCACATACGGCGGTTTCTTATACGCGGATCGCACAGCAGCGCCCGACCGAAGGCAAGATGACCGCTCCCGTCAACATCGTCTGCATGAAGTGGGGGACCGTTTACGGCCCGCACTACGTCAACCGGCTCCACGCCATGGTCGCGCGCCAGCTCGACCTGCCGTTCCGTTTCATGTGCTTCACCGACGATCCGACCGGGATCGATCCGAAGATCGAAACGGCGCCGCTTCCCCCCATCACGCTGGACGCCTATCAGGACTATCCCTGGAAGAAGCTCGCGCTGTTCAACCGCACGCTGGCCGACCTGGAAGGCACCGCGCTGTTTCTCGACCTCGACCTGATCGTGGTCGACCGGCTGGAGCCCTTCTTCGAATACGAGCCCGGCAAGCTCGCCATCATCCACAACTGGACCCACCCGGACCGTCGCGTGGGGAACTCCTCGGTGTTCCGGTTCGAGATCGGCGCCGATCCGCAGGTCCTGGACACCTTTCACGAACACTCCGTCCAGCACTGGGTCGATCTCTACCGCAACGAGCAGGCCTATCTCTCCCACATGAAGCCGGAGCTCGTGTTCTGGCCGGGCCCGTGGTGCGTCTCGTTCAAGAAGCACTGCCTGCCGAAAGGCATCAGGCGCTGGTTCGTGCCGGCCAAGATCCCGGAAGGCACGAAGATCGTCGTCTTCCACGGCCACCCGAAGCCGGACGAGGCCTTCGAAGGCCGCTGGCCCGGCGGCATCCACAAGCGCCTGCGTCCCGCCCGGTGGATCGGCGACCACTGGCGCGAGTAGGCAGGTGGCCGAGCCCGACGTCTCCTATCTCGTCACCGTCTACAACAAGGCAGAGGCGCTGCCCGCGGTCTGGGAAAGCCTGAAGGCACAGGCCGGCGACCACAGCCGCGAGTTCGTCTTCGTGGACGACGCATCGACGGACGGGTCGATGGCCGTGCTCGAAGGCTTTGCCCGCGAGGACGCTCGGGTCCGGATCCTCGCCAATAGCGAAAACCGCGGTCCCGCGATCCGCCTCAACCAGGCGGCCGAGGCCGCCACCGGCCGGATCCTGCATCCCCTCGACGGCGACGACCTGCTGCCGCCCAACGCCACCCAGTGGATGCTCGCCAGGCTGGCCGAGATGAACGTGCCGCTGCTCTACGGACGCCGCCGGAAGACCACGCCGAAACGGATTTCCTCGGAAGCCTATGTGGCGGAGATCGAGCAGCCGCTGATCCAGGCCGCGACCCGGCCCATCGTCCACATCGCGCTGGTGGTGGAGCGGGCGCTCTATATCGCCGCCGGCGGCTGCGACGAGACCGTCTTCATCCAGGACCAGTCGCTGGCGCTCAGGCTCGCCGCCGCAGCCCCCCGCATGGCCGTGACCGACGCGACGGTGGTGTGCGCGCCGCGCCAGTCCGAACCGACCCTGTCGGCGGACAAGCGGCAGCAGCATCACGACCGGTTCCTGTCGGCCTATCACCTGCTGGCGACCCTCGACCGCCGGCATTCCGCCCGGCCCGCCCTGAAGCGACTTGCCATCTCGGCGGCCTGGAAGCTCAGGCGGGACGAAGGCGGCCTGGCCTATCTGTCCGCCGACTTCTGGCGCTATCTGGCCAGCGAGATCGGGTTTCCCGTGGGCAGCCCCGAAACGCTGGCGGCGATCGCGGCCCGCATGGCGGCACTCGACGGCATCCGGAGACCCTCCTGAGCGGACTTCTGGGTCACGCCGGAAACGCGCGCGGCACGCGCCGCCGGCAGCGCCACAGAAGCGTCAGCCCGCGCATGCTCAGGAACGTGACCAGCGCCAGCCACAGGCCGTGATTGCCGAACGCGGGAACGGCCACCGCCCAGATCGCGAAATAGGCGGCCAGCGAGATCAGCATCATGTTGCGCATGTCGTCGGTCCAGGTCGCGCCGATGAAGACGCCGTCCATCTCGAACGCCAGCACCCCGGCCAGCGGGACCACCACCGCCCAGACCAGATAGTCCCGCGCCACCTCCCGCACGCCCGGCGCCGTGGTGATCGCGTCGATGACCAGCCCGCCGCCCAGGAAGATGGCCAGCGACAGGACCGCGGCCACGGCGAAGCCCCACGTGACGCTCAGCTTGACCGCCCGTTCGAATGCCGGGCGGAACCGGGCACCGAGGGCCCGGCCGGCGAGCTGCTCGGCGGCGGTAGCGAACCCGTCGAGAAAGAACGAGCAGAACAGGAAGAAATTCAGGAGCACGGCGTTCGCAGCCAGAGTGATGTCGCCGGCGCGCGCGCCCTGGGCGGTGAAGAAGGTGAAGGCGGTCATCAGCGCCAGCGACCGGATCATGATGTCCCGGTTCACCACCCCCATGCGCAGAAACTGTGCCCGGTCTGCGATCCGAGCCCGGGAGGGCCAGCGGTCTTTCGGCAACAGGCGGGCGACGAGGACGAGCGTCAGCACCAGCGCGCACGCCTCCGCGGCGACCGACGCCCACGCGACCCCGGCGACGCCGAAGTCCCAGACCAGCACCAGGAGGACATTGAGCGCGACGTTGACCGCGCACAGCACGAACTGGATCGTGAGGCCCGTGCCAGCCCGCCCCAGCCCCAGGAGCCAGCCGAGCAGAGCATAGTTCATGAACTGGAGCGGCGCGCCCACGACACGGACCTGGAAATAGGTTCGGGTGGCCCGGTCCACCGCCTCACTCGCCCCCATCAGCGACAGGAAGCCGGCCAGGATCGGCCCCTGCAGGGCGATCACCAGAAGGCCGGCGCCCGCCGCGACCAGAAGCGCGCGGACCAGCACCGCCTGGACTTCCGCCCAGTCCTCGGCTCCGAAGGCCTGGGCCGTCAGCCCGGTCGTCCCCATCCGCAGAAAGTTGAAGGTCGTGCCGAGAAAATCGAACAGGATCGCGCCCACGGCGATCGCGCCGAGCAGGGCCGCGTCGCCGAGCTGTCCGATCACCGCGGTGTCCGAAATCCCGATCAGCGGGGTGGTGACATAGGCGAGCGTCATCGGCACGGCGATGGCGAGCACCATGCGGTGGGTCACCGCGAACGGGCGGATCGGGGCGGCAGTGGACGGGGCGTCCATGATCGGGAGCTTTCGGGGCGCGAGGATCGACGCGATCCATCAACCCGATCGGGACGTATGCTTCAACCAGGGATCCGTCATCCGATCGGTCCTTTGCGTGCGAAGGCCGCATGGATCGGTCGAGGGCCGGTATTGAAGCCCGCCGGCCGGACACCAGAATGAAAGGCGTCATGCTGCTGCCGATCGTCCACAATCCCCGCTACAACGCGGAATTCCCGTCCGACCACCGCTTTCCCATGGGCAAGTTCAAGCGCGTGGCCGAGGTGCTCGTGGAGGAGGGCCTGGTGGGGCCCGGCACCTTCCACGTCCCCGGCGAGGCGCCGGCGGCCTGGATCGCGCTCGCCCACGACCGCGCCTATGTCGATCAGGTGCTGGGCTGCGAGGTGCCCACCAAGATCGCCCGGGAGATCGGCTTCGCCATGACGCCGCCCGTGGCACTCAGGGCCCGCTGCGCCAGCGCCGGCACCCTCCTGACCGCACAGCTGGCCATGGAGCACGGCATCGCCTGCAACACGGCCGGCGGCAGCCATCACGCCCGCTTCGAGCAGGGGGCGGGCTTCTGCGTCTTCAACGACGTGGCGATCGCGATCCGGGTCTTGATGGCCGACGGCGCCGTCGAGCGGGCCCTCGTCATCGACTGTGACGTGCATCAGGGCGACGGGACGGCGGCGATCTTCGCGAACGATCCGTCCGTGTTCACGCTCTCCTTCCACGCCGAGAAGAACTATCCCGTGCGCAAGGTGCCCTCCTCGCTCGACGTTCCGCTGTTCGACGACTGCGACGACGAGCACTATCTCGACGCCATCCGGGACGTGGTCCGCACGACGATCCACAATGTCCGGCCCGACATCGTGTTCTACAACGCCGGGGTGGACCCGCACCGGGACGATCGGCTGGGCCGGCTGGCGCTGTCCGACGAAGGCCTGATCGAGCGCGACCGGTTCGTCATCGACGCCGTGCGCGAAGCCGGCATTCCCCTCGCCGGCGTGCTCGGCGGCGGCTACGAGCGCGACATCGACCGGCTGGCCCGCCGCCACGCGACGCTGCACCGGGTGGCGGCGGAGTTTGTGTGAGGCTTTACTTCCGTCACGCCGAGTTCGCTTCGCTCACCGGCTCCGGGCGGGCGGCTTTCCTTCGTCCCGGTCGCTTCGCTCCTCGCCTCTTGACCGGCCGGCGCGCCGTCGCGCGCTCGTGGCGTGGTCGGAATCGGGTACACGCGAGTTAATTCGAGCCGCTCCCCCATCCACCGCTCATTCCGGCGAAAGCCGGAATCCAGGGCAGCACGATGGGCGTCTGACGATTTGGCCCTGGGCTCCGGCTTTCGCCGGGGTGAGCGGAGAAAAAGCCCGGCTCCAATTCAGACGCGAGCCTCTGCTTTTCTCCCCGCAATCCCGGACGGAAAACCGGTTCCCACTTTTCCTGGGATTGCTCCCGCGAAGCCAGCGGACGACCGTCCGCCGGCCATACTTGGCCGCCCCTCGTGGAGCGGTGAGCGAAGCGAACTCGCGTGAACGGAAAATCTAAGCCGCGATCGCCCCGTGCGGATCGATCACGAACTTCTTGGCCGCCCCGCCGTCGAAGTCGGCGTAGCCCTGGGGCGCCTGGTCGAGGCTGATCATCTGCACGTTGACCGCCTTGGCGATCTCCACCCGCCCGAACAGGATCGCCTGCATGAGCTGCCGGTTGTAGCGCATCACCGGGCACTGACCCGTATGGAACGAGTGCGACTTGGCCCAGCCGAGCCCGAACCGGAGGCTGAGCGAGCCGGTCTGGGCCGCCTTGTCCTCCGCGCCCGGATCCTCCGTCACGTAGAGGCCGGGAATGCCGATCTGGCCGCCGGCCCGGGTCAGCGCCATGGCGGAGTTGAGCACGGTCGCCGGCTGTTCGTGGGCGTGGTCGTGGCCGCACCCGTGGGCCTCGAAGCCGACGCAGTCGACGAAGGCGTCGACCTCGGGCGTTCCGGCGATTTCCGCCACCATCTCGCCCAGGTCGGCGTCCTGCCTGAGATCCACCGTCTCGCAGCCGAAGCTTTTGGCCTGGTCGAGCCGCTCGGCAATCATGTCGCCCACGATCACGCAGGCCGCTCCCAGAATCTTGGCGGAGGCAGCGGCGGCAAGCCCCACCGGCCCGGCGCCGGCGATGTAGACGATCGAGCCCGGCCCGACGCCCGCCGTGACGCAGCCGTGGAAGCCGGTCGGGAAGATGTCGGAGAGGAGCGTCAGATCCTTGATCTTCTCCAGCGCGCGGTCGCGGTCGGGAAAGCGCAGCAGATTGAAGTCGGCATAGGGAACCATGACGTATTCCGCCTGCCCGCCGACCCAGCCGCCCATGTCCACATAGCCGTAGGCCGCCCCGGGGCGGGACGGGTTGACGTTCAGGCAGATGCCGGTCCGCCCTTCCTTGCAGTTGCGGCAGCGGCCGCAGGCGATGTTGAACGGCACGGAGACGATATCGCCCTTTGAAATGAACTCCACGTCGCGGCCGCATTCGATCACCTCGCCGGTGATCTCGTGGCCGAGCACGAGGCCCTGGGGCGCCGTGGTGCGGCCGCGGACCATGTGCTGGTCGGAGCCGCAGATATTCGTGGTCAGCACCTTCAGGATCACCCCGTGATCGCAGCGCCGGCTGCCCAGCGCCAGTTCCGGAAAGGCGATCGTCTCCACGGTGACCTTGCCCGGCCCCTGATAGACGACGCCCCGATTGCCCTCACTCATCCTATCCTCCCGAGTGTCTCTTATGGCGGGACTGTCGGACAGTTCGGGCAGGCCGGCTCCACAGGAAACGACAGGAACGGCGTCGCCAGCGACGCGCGCGCCGATGGCAATTGACGCATGTCGCGCGTCATGCGACATTCGGACTCATCGACGGGCGTCGGGCGGCCACCATGATCGTGAGCTTTCGCCACAAGGGCCTCAAACGGTTCTACGAAAGGGGCGACGCCAGCCGATTGCCCGCGGACCAGGTGGAGCGGATCCGAGACATCCTGACCGTCCTCGATACCGCGGAGGATCTCGATACGATCGCCCGGCCGTCCTTTCGACTGCATCCGCTCAAGGGCAGCCGGCGCGGACAATGGGCGGTGACCGTTCGAGCGAACTGGCGGATCGTCTTCCGCTTCGAAAAGCCGAACGTGATCGACGTGGATCTCGAGGATTATCACTGAAGGACCGACCGCAATGGCGATGCACTCCCCCTCCCATCCCGGGCGACTCGTTGCAGCCGATCTGGAAACCCTCGGGCTGAGTGTGGCGGACGGAGCGAAGGCACTCGGAGTGACCCGGTCGCAGCTCTATCGGGTCATCAAGGGCGAGAGCGCGATCTCCCCGGAAATGGCGCTCCGCCTGGAAGCCGTGCTCGGCTCGACTGCTGATCACTGGCTGCGCATGCAGGCGGCGTTCGATCTCGCCCGCCTCCGCAGCGCGCCGGACAACCCTGCCAAGGGACTGAGGCGGCTCGACGCGGCCTGACAGGGGCGCCGCCCCGGTCCCGCCGGTTTACAGCACCGGCAGGATCCGTTCCATGATCCTGGCCGACGAGGCCGAGACCGCGTCGACGAAGTCATTGAAATCGAACCGGGATTCCGTGCCGGCGAGGTCGGAGAGCGCGCGCACCACGACCCACTCGACGTCGTGCATTTCCGCCACCTGGGCGAGTGCTGCTCCTTCCATCTCCACGGCGCGTCCGCCGTGGGTCTGGAACAGCCGCCCGCGGGTGGTCTCGCAGTTCACGTACTGATCGCCGGACAGTACCGTGCCGAACACCACTTTCGGCGCCCGCGGTGCGCCGCCGGACGCCTCCGCCTTCATCGCCGGCAGCTCGATGCCCTCCAGCGCGGACGCGATCCGGGCTCGCGTGGCGGACTTCAGATCGAAGCCGAATTTCTCGGTGGCATTGAAGAACGGCAGGTGGCCGGCCTGATAGACCTTGAGTTCCTCGGCCTCGAACCAGCCGAAATCGTGCTGCAGCAGCTTTTCGGCGATGACGACATCGCCGATGGCGAGATCCGGATCCAGCCCGCCGGCCACGCCGGAAAACACGATCGTCGTCGCCTTGAACCGGTCGATCAGAAGGGTCGCCACCATCGCCGTGTTCACCTTCCCGATACCGGTTCCGACCAGCACCACGTCCCGGCCGAACAGCGTTCCGTGATCGAACCGCAGATGCGCGATCTCGACGCTGTCGCGGCAGTCGAGCTCGGCCCGCAGCACGGCGAGCTCCTGGGGGATGGCGCACTGGATGGCGATGGTCATGGGCAGGCCTCCGGGAGAAAAATCGCGCCCATCAAAGGCAAACCCGA is a genomic window of Amorphus orientalis containing:
- the uvrC gene encoding excinuclease ABC subunit UvrC yields the protein MTETDSPSTTRPATEPDSAGLPADEAFEHIALQPVDETADGEARVGADLIADVVKRLPNAPGVYRMLDDKGDVLYVGKARSLKKRVANYARPVGLAARTLTMIANTRAMEFVTTRTETEALLLEANLIKRLRPRFNVLLRDDKSFPYILITGDHEAPQIVKHRGARSRKGAYFGPFASAGAVDRTINALQKAFLLRSCTDSVYESRSRPCLLFQIKRCSGPCTGEIDAQSYKTLVDEARTFLAGKSKAVRADLATEMEQAAERLDFEQAARYRDRLAALSHIQSHQGINPQGIEEADVFAVHQEGGQSCIQVFFFRTGQNWGNRAYFPKADAHWSSAEVLESFLAQFYDDKPCPRMILTSEALPEEGLLSAALSERAGHKVTVTRPQRGTKRELADHARQNAKEALGRKMAESASQATLLKGVAETFELPAPPRRIEVYDNSHIMGTNAVGGMIVAGPEGFAKAHYRKFNIKSEDVTPGDDLGMMREVLERRFKRLLKEAGPKGERDPEEEGIGPWPDLVLIDGGATQLAVANEVLAELGIEDLALVGVAKGVDREAGREEFHRPGKAPFRLPPRDPVLYYIQRLRDEAHRFAIGTHRAKRSKEIAANPLDEIPGVGAARKRALLRHFGTAKAVSKAGVDDLTAVEGISEAMAKSIYSHFHDRAN
- a CDS encoding SDR family oxidoreductase, with protein sequence MAGAIARTALVTGGAKRVGRAIAEDLAANGYAVAIHCHSSRDAAEDLAAKLRSKGTTAAVVAGDLTDLDGLADIVEEASSALGPLGVLVNNAALFGDDGFETMSPDAFRTHMAINAAAPAFLTQAFARQVADDAGGVVVNITDQRVEKPVPTHFAYGASKAALAAMTETMAQALAPRIRVNAIAPGPTLQGERQSEDDFRRQVDGVLLKTGPSLDAFGATVRYFVDMPSITGQTVFLDGGQHLGWQTPDVLNIQE
- a CDS encoding glycosyltransferase family 2 protein; this translates as MAEPDVSYLVTVYNKAEALPAVWESLKAQAGDHSREFVFVDDASTDGSMAVLEGFAREDARVRILANSENRGPAIRLNQAAEAATGRILHPLDGDDLLPPNATQWMLARLAEMNVPLLYGRRRKTTPKRISSEAYVAEIEQPLIQAATRPIVHIALVVERALYIAAGGCDETVFIQDQSLALRLAAAAPRMAVTDATVVCAPRQSEPTLSADKRQQHHDRFLSAYHLLATLDRRHSARPALKRLAISAAWKLRRDEGGLAYLSADFWRYLASEIGFPVGSPETLAAIAARMAALDGIRRPS
- a CDS encoding MATE family efflux transporter, producing MDAPSTAAPIRPFAVTHRMVLAIAVPMTLAYVTTPLIGISDTAVIGQLGDAALLGAIAVGAILFDFLGTTFNFLRMGTTGLTAQAFGAEDWAEVQAVLVRALLVAAGAGLLVIALQGPILAGFLSLMGASEAVDRATRTYFQVRVVGAPLQFMNYALLGWLLGLGRAGTGLTIQFVLCAVNVALNVLLVLVWDFGVAGVAWASVAAEACALVLTLVLVARLLPKDRWPSRARIADRAQFLRMGVVNRDIMIRSLALMTAFTFFTAQGARAGDITLAANAVLLNFFLFCSFFLDGFATAAEQLAGRALGARFRPAFERAVKLSVTWGFAVAAVLSLAIFLGGGLVIDAITTAPGVREVARDYLVWAVVVPLAGVLAFEMDGVFIGATWTDDMRNMMLISLAAYFAIWAVAVPAFGNHGLWLALVTFLSMRGLTLLWRCRRRVPRAFPA
- a CDS encoding histone deacetylase family protein — its product is MKGVMLLPIVHNPRYNAEFPSDHRFPMGKFKRVAEVLVEEGLVGPGTFHVPGEAPAAWIALAHDRAYVDQVLGCEVPTKIAREIGFAMTPPVALRARCASAGTLLTAQLAMEHGIACNTAGGSHHARFEQGAGFCVFNDVAIAIRVLMADGAVERALVIDCDVHQGDGTAAIFANDPSVFTLSFHAEKNYPVRKVPSSLDVPLFDDCDDEHYLDAIRDVVRTTIHNVRPDIVFYNAGVDPHRDDRLGRLALSDEGLIERDRFVIDAVREAGIPLAGVLGGGYERDIDRLARRHATLHRVAAEFV
- the fdhA gene encoding formaldehyde dehydrogenase, glutathione-independent; translated protein: MSEGNRGVVYQGPGKVTVETIAFPELALGSRRCDHGVILKVLTTNICGSDQHMVRGRTTAPQGLVLGHEITGEVIECGRDVEFISKGDIVSVPFNIACGRCRNCKEGRTGICLNVNPSRPGAAYGYVDMGGWVGGQAEYVMVPYADFNLLRFPDRDRALEKIKDLTLLSDIFPTGFHGCVTAGVGPGSIVYIAGAGPVGLAAAASAKILGAACVIVGDMIAERLDQAKSFGCETVDLRQDADLGEMVAEIAGTPEVDAFVDCVGFEAHGCGHDHAHEQPATVLNSAMALTRAGGQIGIPGLYVTEDPGAEDKAAQTGSLSLRFGLGWAKSHSFHTGQCPVMRYNRQLMQAILFGRVEIAKAVNVQMISLDQAPQGYADFDGGAAKKFVIDPHGAIAA
- a CDS encoding type II toxin-antitoxin system RelE/ParE family toxin, with product MIVSFRHKGLKRFYERGDASRLPADQVERIRDILTVLDTAEDLDTIARPSFRLHPLKGSRRGQWAVTVRANWRIVFRFEKPNVIDVDLEDYH
- a CDS encoding HigA family addiction module antitoxin; this encodes MAMHSPSHPGRLVAADLETLGLSVADGAKALGVTRSQLYRVIKGESAISPEMALRLEAVLGSTADHWLRMQAAFDLARLRSAPDNPAKGLRRLDAA
- a CDS encoding 5'-methylthioadenosine/adenosylhomocysteine nucleosidase; translated protein: MTIAIQCAIPQELAVLRAELDCRDSVEIAHLRFDHGTLFGRDVVLVGTGIGKVNTAMVATLLIDRFKATTIVFSGVAGGLDPDLAIGDVVIAEKLLQHDFGWFEAEELKVYQAGHLPFFNATEKFGFDLKSATRARIASALEGIELPAMKAEASGGAPRAPKVVFGTVLSGDQYVNCETTRGRLFQTHGGRAVEMEGAALAQVAEMHDVEWVVVRALSDLAGTESRFDFNDFVDAVSASSARIMERILPVL